Within the Dialister hominis genome, the region GCCTTTCGACAGGGAGGCAGACAGGGCAGCCGGCATCAAGTCAAAGCCGACCGCTTTCCGCATCACCGGCACGCTTCGGGAATTTCCATCTTTCGAGCCTGTCAATACCTGGTTCACGTACCCGATCCACATCCCCGACGAGGCAGGATTCCTTACCATGGCCGCCGAAGAAGGCAGCCTCGCAGATATCCAGGCGAAGGGAAGGAAGGCAGGGAACCTTGTGAAGAAGGCGGAAAAGGAAAGCCGTGTAGTGCAGGTAGACGAGGCTTATGAAGCTCTGTCGTTTGGCGGACAGGCGGTCACTATCGCTGACATGGCTTCCTACTTCGATGTGTCTGAAAAGTCGGTACGGAGGTATATTGCACAAAATGAAAAATATATTATCAAAACCGGAAATATTTTCCCGAAAGAAGTCGATAATTCGGTCTAATGGTTCTTTAATAAATCGGGACAAAATCGGGACAAACCAGTTTATATATATAGGTTTGTCCCTATGGAAAGTCTGAGGAATGAAAGGGGGAAGGGTGTGGCGAGAAGCTACGCCTCACACCCTCCCCTTTCCTTCCATTCCTATAGCAGGAATGGACAAAGATGAGTGAAAAATGTGTCCCTATGGTGTCCCTTTAACGAGGTGAAGAAAAATGAAGAAGACAATCAAGGACTATCCAAAGGAATTACAGACCAGGAATCATGAACTTATTATGGAAAGAGGTCGAGCAAAAGGACGCAAGGTAATGAGAGAAGCATTCCATGCCAGAATTAAGCACGTGAAGGATTTGCTGGATGGTAGCCTTGACCATTCAGTCCATGATATGGCAAAAGAAATGCATCTTTCTGAAAGGACTATCAAAAACTATATTCGTAGGTTGGGGTATTCAGTTGGCAGAGCAGGAATTCGGAAAAGAGAGGAAGCAGAGTAATGGCAATCAGTATGTTTCTTTCGATGCAGGTCCCTAAAAAGACGTTTCAGGAGAAAAAGGTGGCGGTGGTCAATGGGAAAGCCCGGATCTACAAACCGCCGGAGCTGGTGGAAATTGAGCAGAAGTATATTTCTTCTTTGTCGCCGCATGTTCCTGAAAGGCCTTTGGGCGGGCCGATCGCTTTGAAAACGGTGTTCTGCTTCAGGGCGGATGAAAAACATAAGGCCGGTACGCCGAAGGCCACGAAGCCAGATACGGACAATCTGGTAAAGATGCTGAAGGATTGTATGACGAAGTGCGGATTCTGGAAGGACGATGCGCAGGTCGCTTCCGAATCGATTACAAAGTGTTACGCAGACCATGAAGGGATTTATATTTTGATCAAACCGATAGGGGTGTAGCCAGCATGGCTAAGAACGGTATGAAAAGGGCTGTATTTTTTCAGGGGGACCCGACGTTCAATTCTGTATGGGCCCGGTGGCGGAAGGAGGAGCAGGAAGCAAGAAGGCAGAAAAGGGCCATGCTGCCTTTCCGGGTGATAGGGATCGTCAGAATGTTCATCAGGCGGGCCGGATATGAGCTCCTGTCGGATGTGGTCATCAGAGATAAGAAAAGCGGAGATGTGTACCGCTCTATTACAGAAAGGAGCAGATCATGATAGCCTTTATCGTAGGATTGTTTGTGGGAGCGGCGATTGGGATGCTTGTTTCTGCTTTGTGCGTAGTGGCAAAAAGGAGCGATGATGAGCGTTAAGCGGTTTTTGCAGAGTGTCAGAACACAGAACATTCTGCTTCGGGCCAAAGGAGGCAGGACAGCGCAGGCAAGGGCAAGAGCCAGGAAGGCGGCGCAGTGATGGAAGCGGTGTGGTTTATCTTCGGGGCATTCGTGGGGAGTATCGTAACAGTATTTACCATGAGCTTGTTCCTGGTGAATGGCAGGCATCGGTAATTAAATTTTCCGGCGGGGGGCAGTAAACCTGGAAAGGAGTGCGGGCGTGAGTTTTCAGGAGCTATTGAATCAAGCGTATGAAGAATATGAAATGTACGAACGCTACAAGAAGCAAAAAGAAATGGCTGTGGAAGATATTGCCGGGCCTAAAGGGATTTGCTATGAAGCGGTCAAGGTATCCGGAACAAAAGCTTCCGACCTTGCGGACATTGTAGAAAGGATTGAATCTAATACCGCAGGGATAGCAGAAATAATCAACAAGACACTGGACGAGCTTCAATGCCATAGAAGAAAAGCATATGAATGCCTGAAGTTGGCGCCTAACACTGTGGGCAAGCTGGCCGTGGAAGAACATTATCTCAAAAAGAAGCCATGGGAAGAAATAGCCTTGGAGCAGAACTATTCGAGGGAACATATCAAGAAGCTAGCTTATGAATGCATTCGCAGAGTAGAAGATGTAATGGATAAGGATGATGCGAAATGATGCGGGCAATCCTGCTATAATGATAGTGTGAGATTGAAGGAAGAGTTCATCGCACACGGTTGTCACATCCTTCTTTATTCAGGGTTTTCACGTAAGAGCACGAGCTGATGTCGATAGGCTCGTGCTCTTACGTATCAAAAACCATTT harbors:
- a CDS encoding RusA family crossover junction endodeoxyribonuclease translates to MAISMFLSMQVPKKTFQEKKVAVVNGKARIYKPPELVEIEQKYISSLSPHVPERPLGGPIALKTVFCFRADEKHKAGTPKATKPDTDNLVKMLKDCMTKCGFWKDDAQVASESITKCYADHEGIYILIKPIGV
- a CDS encoding DUF3789 domain-containing protein — protein: MIAFIVGLFVGAAIGMLVSALCVVAKRSDDER